In Mangrovivirga cuniculi, the following proteins share a genomic window:
- a CDS encoding phage tail sheath family protein: MSQNLATPGVYVEEKNAFSNSVAAVPTAVPAFIGYTEKARRDGRSLINKPVRISSLSEFYNIFGGGPTTTFNVQSADANEDYDFEIGNNGYKIVSDNKARFMLYDSIRLFFANGGSTCWVVSAGSYYSEVKSSAPAAKSKDGKDAKQPSSTTELKQNAISKKALQEALDSLYGEEEPTMLVVPEAVMLEEADCFALQQDMLSHCGYRTKSRFAILDVFDGTKARSYDKNDVITRFREGIGSNFLAYGAAYYPWVYTSVVQNEELSYANISNTDKLKELLSKEAEASAPNAKKADEIKAEINKIGDVDDISSLTQTLKVISPSFEKILQKIKTHLNVLPASAAMAGVYTMIDGERGVWKAPANLTVSQAIAPMVRLTQDDQEDLNVTPSGKSINAIRAFVGEGTTVWGARTLDGNSQDWRYINVRRTITYIEQSIKKAAKAYVYEPNNSGTWVLVRSMINSFLNDIWRQGGLVGLTPADAYDVQVGLGSTMTPNDILDGVMNVSVKVAVSRPAEFIVITFQQKMQES, translated from the coding sequence ATGTCACAAAATCTAGCAACGCCAGGCGTTTACGTAGAAGAAAAGAACGCCTTTTCGAATTCTGTTGCAGCTGTGCCAACTGCAGTACCTGCCTTTATCGGCTATACTGAAAAAGCACGTCGCGACGGACGCTCATTAATCAACAAGCCAGTGAGAATTTCCTCACTTTCTGAATTTTATAACATCTTCGGAGGAGGCCCGACAACAACTTTTAATGTTCAGTCTGCTGATGCAAATGAAGATTATGACTTTGAAATCGGAAACAATGGATACAAAATTGTTTCTGATAACAAAGCAAGATTTATGCTTTATGACAGCATCAGGCTTTTCTTTGCAAACGGAGGAAGTACTTGCTGGGTAGTTTCTGCCGGAAGTTATTATTCAGAGGTGAAATCTTCAGCTCCTGCTGCAAAATCTAAAGACGGAAAAGATGCTAAACAGCCATCTTCAACCACAGAACTAAAGCAAAATGCTATTTCCAAAAAGGCTTTACAGGAAGCACTTGATTCACTATATGGTGAAGAAGAACCAACAATGCTTGTTGTTCCGGAAGCAGTAATGCTTGAAGAAGCAGATTGCTTTGCTCTACAACAAGATATGTTGTCTCATTGTGGCTACAGAACGAAAAGCAGGTTTGCGATTCTTGATGTATTTGACGGAACAAAGGCTCGTTCTTACGACAAGAATGATGTGATCACTCGTTTCCGCGAAGGAATCGGATCAAACTTTTTAGCTTACGGTGCGGCTTATTACCCATGGGTTTATACTTCTGTAGTTCAAAACGAAGAACTTAGCTACGCTAATATTTCTAATACTGATAAGTTAAAAGAATTATTAAGCAAAGAGGCAGAAGCAAGCGCACCAAATGCGAAGAAAGCTGATGAGATCAAAGCAGAGATCAATAAGATCGGTGATGTTGATGACATTTCATCTCTTACTCAGACTTTAAAAGTAATTAGCCCATCATTTGAGAAAATCCTTCAAAAGATCAAAACTCACCTTAACGTATTGCCTGCAAGTGCTGCAATGGCGGGTGTTTATACTATGATCGATGGAGAAAGAGGTGTATGGAAAGCTCCTGCAAACCTTACTGTAAGCCAGGCGATCGCTCCAATGGTTAGACTAACTCAGGATGACCAGGAAGATCTAAACGTTACTCCTTCAGGAAAATCGATCAACGCGATCAGAGCTTTCGTTGGTGAAGGGACTACAGTTTGGGGTGCAAGAACACTAGACGGAAACAGCCAGGACTGGAGATATATTAACGTTAGAAGAACGATCACTTATATTGAGCAATCAATCAAAAAAGCTGCTAAAGCATATGTTTATGAGCCGAATAACTCTGGAACATGGGTATTGGTTCGCAGCATGATCAATTCATTCCTTAACGATATCTGGAGACAGGGTGGTCTGGTAGGTTTAACTCCTGCTGATGCTTACGATGTTCAGGTAGGACTGGGAAGCACAATGACTCCTAATGATATATTGGATGGAGTGATGAATGTTTCAGTGAAGGTTGCTGTATCGAGACCAGCTGAATTTATCGTGATCACTTTCCAGCAAAAAATGCAGGAATCTTAA
- a CDS encoding phage tail protein encodes MAEELWPVPKFHFQVEWGDVEVGFQEVTGLEMETQFIEYRSGNDPELVTRKIPGLKKHGTITLKKGVFRDDLTFYEWFEDVQTNKERREDIIITLLDEEDEPVMVWTVSNAFPTKISGPDLKSDANEIAVETLELAHEGIVQSLS; translated from the coding sequence ATGGCAGAAGAACTATGGCCAGTACCTAAGTTCCACTTTCAGGTAGAGTGGGGCGATGTTGAGGTTGGTTTCCAGGAAGTAACCGGCCTTGAAATGGAAACTCAGTTCATTGAGTACAGATCTGGAAATGATCCGGAGTTAGTAACCCGTAAGATTCCAGGTTTGAAAAAACATGGTACGATTACTCTTAAAAAAGGAGTATTCAGAGATGACCTTACTTTTTATGAGTGGTTTGAAGATGTACAGACAAACAAAGAAAGAAGAGAAGATATTATTATCACTCTTTTAGATGAAGAAGATGAGCCTGTGATGGTTTGGACTGTATCAAATGCCTTTCCTACTAAAATCTCTGGTCCTGACCTTAAGTCAGATGCTAATGAGATCGCAGTGGAAACGCTCGAACTTGCTCATGAAGGTATTGTTCAGTCATTATCATAA
- a CDS encoding DUF5908 family protein → MPVEIKELIVRINVNEGRNIIKNDQSLKIDKKEIVDDCVEKVMHLLEMKKER, encoded by the coding sequence ATGCCAGTTGAGATAAAGGAATTAATAGTTAGGATCAATGTAAATGAAGGGCGTAATATCATTAAAAATGATCAATCCCTGAAAATTGATAAGAAGGAAATTGTAGATGATTGCGTCGAAAAGGTAATGCATCTGCTTGAAATGAAAAAAGAGAGATAA
- a CDS encoding CIS tube protein: MEAEVSALKKLEIIAYSSATYDVKDEIGRMFVYMNPNSITNQLSISYNAEQPGDSEASEQRFENINSEKLQFEIWFDGTGANGEVIKVGDKIKELKKLLYDYIGEAHETPFVGLKWGQSLAFKGRMESMNITHTLFAPNGDSLRAKVNLGFVSARTLEEQAKRLNKNSPDLSHLVTVKIGDNLPQLCKKIYGDTKYYLQVAQINGLTSFRDLEPGMELSFPPLKK; encoded by the coding sequence ATGGAGGCTGAAGTTTCTGCTTTAAAAAAATTAGAAATCATTGCGTATTCTTCTGCAACATACGATGTGAAAGATGAGATCGGAAGAATGTTCGTGTATATGAATCCTAATTCGATTACTAACCAATTGTCAATCAGTTATAATGCTGAACAACCCGGAGATTCTGAAGCATCCGAACAACGTTTTGAAAATATAAATTCTGAAAAGCTACAATTTGAGATTTGGTTTGATGGGACTGGAGCAAATGGAGAGGTGATTAAAGTAGGAGATAAGATCAAAGAGCTTAAAAAGCTACTTTATGATTATATCGGCGAAGCACACGAAACTCCTTTTGTTGGTCTTAAGTGGGGACAATCTCTGGCATTCAAGGGCAGGATGGAAAGTATGAACATTACTCATACTCTTTTTGCGCCAAATGGAGATTCCCTTCGGGCAAAGGTCAACCTTGGATTTGTTAGTGCCCGAACTCTTGAAGAACAGGCCAAACGATTAAATAAAAATTCACCCGATCTGTCACATTTGGTTACGGTTAAAATAGGTGATAATCTTCCTCAACTGTGTAAAAAGATTTATGGAGATACCAAGTACTATCTCCAGGTAGCTCAAATCAATGGGCTAACCAGCTTCAGAGATCTGGAGCCGGGAATGGAACTTAGTTTTCCACCATTAAAGAAATAA
- the vgrG gene encoding type VI secretion system tip protein VgrG, whose product MNNLIEKSGLVTYTVMVNGDELPGQYGVIFIRVDKEINKVSSATVELTDGGVGESQGFDLSNDDLFSAGNEIEIKAGYQNEEETIFKGVIVRQNLRIMRSGSSRFVIDCKHKAVKLTLARKNRIFFESTDSDVINKIFGDYEMEFEVEDSETEHPELVQHHSTDWDFVLMRSDINGLLVNTGDDKLTIKKIDLAEEAVLEVGHGSGLLAFNGDVDARNQFNAVNAYAWDSSNLELIDASGEAPGEVEVGEKKSEELASVFGIEDVPLQSPAFMQQSMLKAWADAKITRSRMAKVRGNMTVLGNYYVNPGNFIELKGLSKQFNGKNYISGVTHIIEGGDWTTDFRLGLSYDWYTEERPYINSQPASGLAPAIQGLHAGLVKQIHEDPDGNYRVQVTIPTLQQDNMPLWARLSNTYATADAGMFFYPEIGDEVLIGFLNDDPQHPVILGTLYGKQKKPKYTPEEENPTKSIFTKGELEIKFNDADKILTISTPGGNTFTLDDDQKKIILVNEENGNTVEMSDAGISLLSDADIVLNAKGNITMESGQDTVVKATGDFNGEGINVNMAGSAKFAAEGAQAELSASATAVIKGSLVQIN is encoded by the coding sequence ATGAATAATCTGATAGAGAAAAGTGGGCTGGTAACTTATACTGTAATGGTCAACGGAGATGAACTCCCAGGTCAGTACGGTGTGATATTCATTCGGGTAGATAAAGAAATTAATAAGGTATCATCTGCTACAGTCGAATTGACCGACGGTGGAGTGGGTGAAAGTCAGGGCTTTGATTTAAGTAACGATGACCTGTTTAGTGCAGGAAATGAAATCGAAATTAAAGCCGGATACCAAAACGAAGAAGAAACAATATTCAAAGGAGTTATAGTCAGACAAAATCTCCGGATTATGAGATCCGGAAGCTCCCGGTTTGTAATTGATTGTAAGCACAAAGCAGTAAAGCTTACCCTCGCCAGGAAAAATAGAATATTCTTTGAATCAACTGATTCTGATGTAATCAATAAAATTTTTGGTGATTACGAAATGGAGTTTGAAGTGGAGGATTCAGAAACAGAACATCCTGAGCTGGTTCAACATCATTCGACAGATTGGGACTTTGTATTAATGAGGTCTGATATTAACGGGCTATTGGTAAACACTGGTGATGACAAGTTAACAATTAAGAAAATAGATCTTGCTGAAGAAGCAGTGCTGGAAGTAGGTCATGGTTCAGGCTTACTGGCATTTAATGGTGATGTCGATGCAAGAAACCAATTTAATGCAGTGAATGCCTATGCCTGGGATTCATCTAACCTGGAATTAATTGATGCTTCAGGTGAAGCACCGGGTGAAGTAGAAGTGGGTGAGAAAAAATCAGAGGAATTGGCTTCTGTTTTTGGTATTGAAGATGTACCTCTTCAATCACCAGCATTTATGCAGCAATCTATGTTAAAAGCATGGGCCGATGCTAAGATCACCCGTTCAAGGATGGCTAAAGTTCGGGGTAATATGACAGTTTTAGGCAACTATTACGTCAATCCGGGCAATTTTATCGAACTGAAAGGATTGAGTAAGCAATTCAACGGTAAAAATTATATCTCCGGTGTTACTCATATCATCGAAGGAGGAGACTGGACTACAGATTTTCGATTAGGCTTATCCTACGACTGGTATACCGAAGAAAGACCATATATAAATAGTCAGCCAGCATCAGGATTGGCTCCTGCTATTCAGGGACTCCATGCCGGACTGGTAAAACAAATTCATGAAGATCCTGATGGTAATTACCGGGTTCAGGTCACCATACCAACATTGCAACAAGATAACATGCCTTTATGGGCCCGATTATCAAACACCTATGCCACGGCTGACGCAGGGATGTTTTTTTACCCGGAAATAGGTGATGAAGTTTTGATCGGTTTTCTAAATGATGATCCCCAGCATCCTGTGATTCTTGGTACACTGTATGGTAAACAGAAAAAACCTAAGTACACTCCGGAAGAAGAAAATCCGACAAAATCAATTTTCACCAAAGGAGAACTGGAAATAAAATTCAATGATGCCGATAAAATTCTGACTATCTCTACGCCTGGAGGAAATACTTTCACGTTAGATGATGATCAGAAAAAAATCATTTTAGTCAATGAAGAAAATGGGAATACTGTAGAAATGTCTGATGCCGGGATCAGTTTGCTTTCCGATGCAGATATTGTACTTAATGCTAAGGGAAATATCACCATGGAATCGGGTCAGGATACGGTGGTAAAGGCAACCGGAGATTTTAATGGTGAAGGAATCAATGTTAATATGGCGGGTTCAGCAAAATTTGCTGCTGAAGGAGCCCAGGCAGAGTTATCTGCATCGGCTACTGCTGTGATAAAAGGAAGTTTAGTACAGATAAATTAA
- a CDS encoding PAAR domain-containing protein, with protein MLPAARIGDNHVCPMVTGTVPHVGGPVAVGEPTVLIAGVPAARVGDMCVCSGPPDTIAVGSGTVMIGGMPAARMGDTTAHGGSIVMGEPTVLIGG; from the coding sequence ATGCTACCAGCAGCTCGAATAGGAGATAATCATGTTTGCCCGATGGTCACGGGAACAGTACCCCATGTGGGTGGACCGGTAGCAGTCGGTGAGCCAACAGTATTAATTGCTGGTGTTCCAGCTGCAAGAGTTGGTGATATGTGTGTTTGTTCCGGTCCACCGGATACGATCGCAGTGGGATCCGGAACAGTGATGATTGGTGGTATGCCGGCAGCAAGAATGGGTGATACTACAGCTCATGGTGGTTCTATAGTAATGGGGGAGCCCACAGTTTTAATTGGAGGTTAG
- a CDS encoding GPW/gp25 family protein — MKNKKSFLGVGWKFPPSFEKRSGSVVLVSEDNDIRESLQILLSTKPGERIMNPDYGCDLKFVAFESINNSLIETIRMRVEMAVLYHEPRINLDQVEVIPDREKDGLVHINLVYTVRKTNVRTNMVYPYYIIEGTDLKSKDKIK; from the coding sequence ATGAAAAATAAAAAATCATTTCTTGGTGTAGGATGGAAGTTTCCCCCTTCTTTTGAAAAGAGGTCCGGAAGTGTAGTACTGGTTTCTGAAGATAATGATATCAGGGAAAGCTTACAGATCCTTCTTTCAACCAAGCCGGGAGAACGAATAATGAATCCTGATTATGGATGTGATCTGAAGTTTGTGGCTTTTGAATCCATCAACAACTCTCTGATAGAAACAATAAGGATGAGAGTGGAAATGGCTGTTTTGTATCATGAACCACGAATTAACCTGGACCAGGTAGAAGTAATACCCGATCGCGAAAAAGACGGTCTTGTTCATATCAACCTGGTTTATACGGTGAGAAAGACTAACGTGAGAACTAATATGGTCTACCCTTATTACATAATAGAAGGAACTGATCTGAAATCAAAAGATAAAATTAAATAG
- a CDS encoding baseplate J/gp47 family protein, which translates to MEAGKISIKGNSGTTQKSRFFKALNNQYVKIDERSFEDLLVYTKGLSKLIKYFNNRNEVEGDWSYFFSDETVILAAIIDSEPGKIEDRFKKAISKARLFKKETRKIKYLLRALKEVYSLALNFNEWFNELKNVEDFTQGQINIRNEIYNAISSKLNKSLDDLKSITSLKELKAEKTFEFGDFSSVWELNKDQKSDKITFKDSPEKLQEVFQSFYETLLYLKSKTPDYLRQSLGSDIHYPEIALFLSFLNIFKHAQDGLNELTTKHLDFYFTRILRQVKEGSELDKIYLQFKLNDEAEFVNIQEGTKFLAELKSGKKDKIYIADNNILVNKAEIKQLKSIFVDRNYLNVKGKERILVNNVLTNDFPEEHYSTGGYSELKVKKPYAVFGESQQGKGQNERTMDTANIGFAISSPVLFLSEGVREMQIILQFSESSFEHLEEYLKDLSIKYENSVEEVFVKVFSDAFNIRLTSSEGWLNVNRYVITQNVKKKALRINFDIDKSAPSIVGYKKDIHEGNLNTDLPVIKFELNDQTFTYPFSLISSLVLEQIQFDVKVSEYKNLQVHNQIGRLNHNAPFIPFGPMPKAGSYMTIGSNEVFQKSIDNLEVNIDWFDLPDHKSGFSEHYKEYKSDIDNTSFEFALSVLDNGGWKPLEKDQQQKFKLFRTKDKGAFKAPSPAAPLQSHTVISGIDISKIKQAPNYSAINKDVNLSAGTQRGFIRLELVNPRNGFGHDVYPAILSEVTIENSRTGLLKNKEKSKQDLPEKPYTPQISSLSLNYEASSAISLIDRSKRDSKKQNDAGQLFYLHPHGENLVYPDNAAQSTILLPGFGYEGALLIGLSGIRAPQLLNLFVEMIDEYTISSEIDPPEIEWSYLANDKWYTLAPSKILRDETNRFLRTGIITIEIPGDISTGNSTLDKDLFWIRAAAVKNAEAASSLLSAGTQVITASLSSDSILEDDYLDNPLPAFTVKRSVNNIEGIQRITQPLPSFGGKSEEDDNSFYTGVGERLRHKQRAITIWDYERLVLDEFPEVYRATCLPNMSSEKVHAPGNILMIVTPGADNAVNKSEPMASSELLYDIKDRLNHLISPFIKLEVRNPHYERIKIICAVKFSDGYNYGYYIQKLNEQINRYLTGTLQSQNRNVELGGTVHSSDILSFLRTLPYVEFITRFSMIQVARDYHGNHQLIDTARVNSEKSSLTATKPWSVLVPAPEHQLSVLINKSEEVSRQAGIDYLELGHDFIIED; encoded by the coding sequence ATGGAAGCAGGTAAAATATCAATAAAGGGGAATAGTGGGACAACTCAAAAAAGTCGTTTTTTCAAAGCGCTGAATAACCAGTACGTGAAAATTGACGAACGTTCTTTTGAAGATCTTCTGGTTTACACAAAGGGATTATCAAAACTGATAAAATACTTTAACAACAGAAATGAAGTTGAAGGCGATTGGTCTTATTTTTTCTCTGATGAAACGGTAATTCTTGCGGCAATCATTGATAGTGAACCGGGAAAAATAGAAGATCGCTTTAAGAAAGCTATTTCTAAAGCCCGATTGTTTAAGAAAGAGACAAGAAAAATTAAATATCTTTTAAGAGCATTAAAAGAAGTTTACTCACTGGCATTAAACTTTAATGAGTGGTTTAATGAATTAAAAAATGTTGAGGACTTTACTCAGGGACAGATCAATATTCGAAATGAGATCTACAATGCCATTTCTTCAAAACTGAATAAGTCTTTGGACGATCTTAAATCGATCACCTCATTAAAAGAACTTAAAGCAGAAAAAACCTTTGAATTTGGAGACTTTAGTTCAGTATGGGAATTAAATAAAGACCAAAAATCTGATAAAATCACCTTCAAAGATTCTCCGGAGAAATTACAGGAAGTTTTTCAAAGCTTTTATGAAACGTTATTGTATTTAAAAAGTAAGACTCCTGATTACCTGAGGCAATCTTTGGGAAGTGATATCCACTATCCGGAAATCGCTTTATTTTTATCTTTCCTGAATATTTTTAAACATGCCCAGGATGGGTTAAATGAACTGACTACAAAGCATCTTGATTTTTATTTTACCAGGATCCTTCGTCAGGTTAAGGAAGGTTCAGAGCTTGATAAGATATATCTTCAGTTTAAACTTAATGATGAAGCTGAGTTTGTCAATATTCAGGAAGGAACAAAATTTTTAGCCGAACTCAAATCGGGTAAAAAGGATAAGATTTATATAGCTGATAATAATATATTGGTAAATAAAGCTGAAATCAAACAGCTGAAATCAATCTTTGTTGACCGGAATTATTTAAATGTTAAAGGTAAGGAGAGAATTTTAGTTAATAATGTATTAACAAATGACTTTCCTGAGGAACATTATTCTACAGGCGGATATTCTGAATTAAAGGTGAAAAAGCCCTATGCAGTATTTGGGGAATCCCAGCAGGGAAAAGGACAAAACGAACGAACAATGGATACTGCAAATATTGGTTTTGCGATATCTTCTCCGGTTTTGTTTTTATCTGAAGGAGTGAGAGAGATGCAGATCATTTTGCAGTTTTCTGAGTCATCCTTTGAGCACCTTGAAGAATATTTAAAAGACCTTAGTATCAAATATGAAAACTCAGTTGAAGAAGTGTTTGTTAAGGTCTTTTCTGATGCATTTAATATCAGGCTTACTTCGTCAGAAGGATGGTTAAATGTAAACAGGTATGTTATTACTCAAAATGTAAAAAAGAAAGCGCTAAGGATAAACTTCGATATAGATAAGAGTGCTCCATCCATCGTTGGATATAAAAAAGATATTCATGAGGGCAATCTAAATACTGATCTACCTGTTATCAAATTTGAATTAAATGATCAGACTTTTACCTATCCATTTTCATTGATCAGTTCACTGGTTTTAGAACAGATTCAATTTGATGTAAAAGTTTCTGAGTACAAGAATCTACAGGTTCACAATCAGATAGGGCGCTTAAATCATAATGCCCCGTTTATTCCATTTGGTCCAATGCCCAAGGCCGGATCTTATATGACCATCGGATCTAACGAGGTCTTTCAAAAATCTATTGATAATCTTGAAGTCAATATTGACTGGTTCGACCTTCCGGATCATAAAAGTGGTTTCTCAGAACATTATAAAGAATATAAGTCTGATATCGATAACACCTCATTTGAGTTTGCCCTTTCAGTTCTTGATAATGGTGGCTGGAAACCATTAGAAAAAGATCAACAGCAAAAATTTAAGTTATTTAGAACGAAAGATAAGGGTGCTTTTAAAGCTCCTTCACCTGCAGCTCCATTGCAATCGCATACCGTTATTTCAGGAATTGATATTAGCAAGATAAAGCAGGCTCCTAATTATTCTGCGATTAATAAGGACGTAAATCTTTCCGCAGGAACTCAGCGAGGTTTTATTCGATTAGAATTAGTGAATCCACGAAATGGTTTCGGACATGATGTTTATCCGGCCATTCTCTCTGAAGTAACGATCGAAAATTCCAGAACGGGATTACTGAAGAATAAAGAAAAAAGTAAACAGGATTTACCTGAGAAACCCTATACTCCACAGATCAGTTCATTATCGCTTAATTATGAAGCTTCATCTGCTATTTCATTAATTGATCGATCTAAGCGGGATTCAAAGAAACAGAATGATGCCGGACAGCTCTTTTATCTCCATCCACATGGTGAAAACCTGGTATATCCGGATAATGCAGCACAGTCAACTATTTTGCTACCGGGATTTGGTTACGAAGGAGCTTTATTAATTGGTCTTTCAGGTATCAGAGCACCACAACTACTCAACTTGTTTGTGGAGATGATCGATGAATATACTATTTCATCTGAAATTGATCCGCCGGAGATCGAATGGAGTTACCTCGCAAATGATAAGTGGTATACTCTTGCTCCGTCGAAAATACTTAGAGACGAAACCAACAGGTTCCTTAGAACCGGTATTATTACTATAGAGATTCCGGGGGATATTTCTACCGGTAATTCGACCCTTGATAAAGATCTTTTCTGGATTCGGGCAGCTGCAGTAAAAAATGCTGAAGCGGCTTCCAGTTTGCTGTCTGCAGGAACGCAGGTGATCACTGCCAGTTTATCATCGGATTCAATTCTTGAAGATGATTACCTGGATAATCCGTTACCGGCATTTACTGTAAAAAGATCAGTCAATAATATCGAGGGAATCCAGCGAATTACACAGCCTTTGCCTTCTTTTGGAGGAAAGTCGGAGGAAGATGACAATTCTTTTTATACAGGAGTAGGTGAGAGGCTGAGGCATAAACAACGGGCAATTACAATCTGGGATTACGAACGCCTGGTTTTGGATGAATTCCCTGAAGTTTACCGGGCTACATGCCTGCCAAATATGTCTAGCGAAAAGGTTCACGCTCCCGGAAATATTCTGATGATCGTAACTCCAGGCGCTGATAATGCTGTCAATAAAAGTGAGCCGATGGCAAGTAGTGAATTACTCTATGATATTAAAGATAGGTTGAACCACCTGATCTCTCCATTTATCAAACTTGAAGTTAGAAACCCGCATTATGAGCGGATTAAGATAATTTGTGCTGTTAAGTTTTCCGATGGGTACAACTATGGATATTATATCCAGAAGCTTAATGAGCAGATAAATAGATATTTGACAGGTACTCTGCAATCACAAAACAGGAACGTAGAACTAGGCGGTACTGTTCACAGTTCAGATATTTTGAGCTTTTTAAGAACACTGCCATATGTCGAATTTATAACTCGCTTTTCGATGATTCAGGTGGCTCGTGATTATCACGGAAATCACCAATTGATTGATACTGCACGAGTTAATTCAGAAAAATCATCGCTGACAGCCACAAAGCCGTGGTCTGTACTTGTTCCTGCTCCGGAACATCAATTGTCTGTGTTGATCAACAAATCTGAAGAAGTTTCCAGACAGGCTGGTATCGATTACCTTGAACTGGGACACGATTTTATTATTGAAGATTAA
- a CDS encoding adhesin, producing MPLQNRETLRGFFRKGNLPTENNFNDLIDSVINRVDDGISKTTDEGLMLSPIGTSEKLVSFYKSIEDKSPAWSFNVNRGNSNLNINNRLGDSIMTLQHDGKVGINNENPEEELDVDGTVGMKSRKGKLHTGKIPADGKWHPVVSELNGCHAFEVVAGAGKKKTGKYALIHALALSTFGKSKSKIRITQAYYGVRCNMIRLRWTGTTYNYQLEMRTRCDYGGDFYVNYHIAGMWDDTFMDDSLGLKDE from the coding sequence ATGCCATTACAAAACAGAGAGACACTTCGGGGATTTTTCAGAAAAGGTAATTTGCCTACTGAAAACAACTTTAATGATCTGATCGACTCAGTAATAAACAGGGTTGACGATGGTATTTCTAAAACTACCGACGAAGGACTGATGCTTTCACCGATCGGTACTTCTGAGAAGCTGGTCAGTTTTTACAAGAGTATCGAAGATAAAAGTCCTGCCTGGAGTTTTAATGTGAACAGGGGTAATTCAAACCTGAATATCAATAATCGCCTTGGAGATAGTATCATGACTCTTCAACACGATGGCAAAGTCGGAATCAATAATGAAAATCCGGAGGAAGAACTTGATGTTGATGGTACTGTAGGAATGAAATCCAGAAAAGGAAAGCTCCATACCGGAAAAATTCCTGCAGATGGTAAATGGCATCCTGTAGTTTCAGAACTCAATGGTTGCCATGCTTTTGAAGTAGTGGCAGGGGCAGGAAAGAAAAAGACCGGTAAATACGCCCTGATCCACGCCCTGGCATTATCAACGTTCGGTAAGTCAAAAAGTAAGATCCGAATTACCCAGGCATATTATGGCGTAAGGTGTAACATGATCAGGTTGAGATGGACCGGAACAACTTACAATTACCAGCTTGAAATGCGAACAAGATGTGATTACGGCGGCGATTTCTATGTTAATTATCACATTGCAGGAATGTGGGATGACACTTTTATGGATGATAGTTTAGGACTAAAAGATGAGTAA